From the Porites lutea chromosome 5, jaPorLute2.1, whole genome shotgun sequence genome, the window AAGCTGCATAGCAGTTAAATACTGTTTTGAACTTCTGTTACTATTCTACCAAAATTATTAGAACTTTGACATCTAACATCATTGTTTTCAGATAGAGATTTTAACTGACTATGAACAGTGAACTATATTTGAGTCTCCAGTCGAGGGACTGGTGACTAGTGATTTTTCAAGCCAGTTACTTCTCATCCTCAGGGCCCACTCATTGGCTTTTCTAGGCTCAGGAGCCTGAGCATAAGTCTCAGGGGAGAAACAGAATTTTATAATAGTTAAAGCCaccttgccccccccccccccccctcccacacaCCACCTACTGGCAAGAGGTCCTTAACTTATTAGCCAGAATAGAGAATTTGCAACAAACGAGACTCTTGTTCCTAATTTTGTCTTGTTATGGTAAATTACCCAGTGAATTTTTAacccaaaaaaatttcttataaGGCAGCAACCAGGATTAATTTAAATAGAATGGTCAGGAAATAAAAaagcattattatttttgtctttttatttatttttatttttgctgattGAATGAGCCACTCACCACCTTTCCCAAGACCTTACCACTGATCCTTTAGTATAGTAGATATTCTACTGCCGTGTAATAATAGAAACCATAAATGAGTTTTTATAACTCTTAGGTCAGCCTCACCTTGATCCAGAGCACCACCTCTTGCGGGATGTGTTCGCGAATTACAGCAAGGAAGTGAGACCCATCATTAGCAAGGATAAACCAGTGGTTGTTAACTTTGATATGATGTTCAGTCAGCTAGTGGAACTGGTAAGTACATCAGGACCATACTAAAAAGAAACCACAACAGGACAATGGAATCTTGAGTCACACTGTCTTTTATTAAATCAATGACTGAGTATTACAACTAGCCCTGCCAGCTTAGTAAGTTATGTGTCTTTCTTATGCAACAGGGACCTGTTTTCACATAAATAACAAGGCCTATTATTTGCAACAGACTGGTGTCAGTCTCTGGTTGACCATCATATACAGGGATGTAGCCAAGAAAAAgccaaaaaggttttttttattagtcAAGCCTGCTTTATTTATGCAACAGAACCTTAAAATCACATCATGGCTTTGTTTCCCAGAGCAATTTGAGCTGGTGGTAAGCTCTTTTTCAGCCAGTGAAATTAACCAGCAGCCAGCTCTCAGCAATGACTTTCTTACTGTCTGTCTTATTACAGAATGGACGTAGCCAGATTATGACAAGCAAAGTATGGATCAGACAGGTATAACACAAATGTCTTCTCTACACCTGAATCCTGTGATTTCAGGAGAAGGGAAGGGTACTCAGCTCAGGGGAGGCACTCATTTATTTTAcctagatgggtatgtgccCCCAGGATGGGCTACCCAGATATACAAGCAAGATGGAGACAGAAGGTCTTATTATTTTCATACCCTAATTTGACATTTAGTttggttttgaaaattttttgccTAATACTTTTACAGTCTGACATGATGCtctggattttaaaaaaaaatgatcctaACAAGACATTCTCACGGTTGAAAAAAACAGATTttcagatttatttatttattgattgatggattgattgattgattgatttttttattattattattttattttgcacttttGCAAGAGGATGCAACGAAAATCACGATAAATTACAAAAGCAAGACAAAATgtagaacaaaaaacaacagaaatcaTGAAAGGTGAAATGTGCGCACTGACCAAAGGAGCTGATAAAATAGGACTCAAAACCAATCTGCTTTGATGTAAAATGAACATATCTGATAAGGTTTCCAAAATACCAAGGTTGGATTCAATGGTTGGATCACAGGAGTAAATTCAAAATACCTAGCCACTTGGCGGAACGTTTTAAAGAACGACGTATGGCCAAATTTCGGAACACTCCGCCATCTTTAACATTTGAATCGCCTAATGTGTTATGCCTCGCTATTTAAAGCGTGCCGATaagtggcagggtattctgaagttgctTTAACGTGGTTAGTGACTGACCGTTCTCCGAGCTTTCATATCCACCTGATGCTAAATAAAATTCTCCCGCAAACACGGATGCAAAACCTGCAAACACAGTCAAAACAGGATCGCgcgccgccattttggatcaTGCTTAGCATCCTAGCCTCCTCTTCCATTTGGCGGGAAACTTGCGGCGCTTTTTGGGCGTTTTCCCATttgttgagctattttgaaaaaatagctcatatgtcagtggtgtgagcgtatgtatctttgtggctttgtatctttgtaactttgtatgttcggatgtttgttgcaagagccaataaggttgaaggtactatgagttgatgcttaggaaccaatgagatcttggcatttatttaaacatggcattgctaaaggtcgaacaagggcactttgagaccgccatcttgattcttcacaattacttcgtcttttattacggctacaggtgtttggaagaattacattaaataTCTTCGTGactcaaacgctgtgtacagtgatgcagctgtttaagggttcatattttagtgtggatgctgcttcaaggcatttctgacctaattcggctatcggtacaacacacgtcagtatgagttctgtttcacctgctacaactgggtagagtataaaagatcatatattttcaaagctcttccaatgaagcaataattgatatttagatatagactttaattcgaaagtatgcgccctataaattgtggttttagaagtttaaaaggcagcttattttatttgaaagctgtatcgagtattgttaatcctgtaaacaagctttaaaaatattattctctcgcttacaaagttcaaccgacctttttcgttctatttagtaaagatgcgtaacttaagtagaagcAGTACAGTAGCGtcagggaataaaattggaagaagctagttgacacaataattagatactgttgtattgagtggagtaacatgatataagtagaaatatatttcgcagtttgataattttctcggaagttaataaatgttaggctatcaaccttgacgttgcatgaaacataatttaattgaagatgttgtaataaagccgaggtgatttcttaaaatcgtttgagaaaattttgtagtaaaacaatttgcctttttctttacgtacgaattgaaaaagggccaaagaccaacatcttcacatgcaaattgtgtgaatgagttatttttatagttGTGTTTACtagataactcgaattccctcaggTACGacccacgaaagggggcaaagtccaacactctcacgtgccagctgtgtgacagtacatctcatgcagattggcttttcacaataataataggaacttggacgtatgaagacctgtttcgtttagtaaccaatgccttaaaaaggctcttgtcttttaagaagcagttgcttttaaaacatggagaaataagttgtcggagttaaagacttttcacaaatgttaataaatgttaggttatcaaccttgaagTTGCATGAAGCCgtggtgatttcttaaaatcgtttgagaaaattttgtagtaaacaatttgcctttttttttacgtgcgaattgtaaaagggcaaaagaccaacatcttcacgtgcaaattgtgtgcatgagttattttcataattctgtttactagtttactgtgtgataactcgaattccctcacgtacgaaccacaaAAGgaggcaaagtccaacactctcacgtgccagctgtgtgacagtacatctcatgcagattggcttttcacaatgataaatagtaacttggacgtatgaagacctgtttcgttttgtaaccaatgcctaaaaaaggctcttgtcttttaagaagcaatagcttttaacacatgaagaaataagttgtcggagttaaagactgtttcactgagtagaatcgcacgtgaaaacctcgtgaattatgatgatgcaaccatctaccacaatgataaaaatcctggtatttcgtaactattcagtattcgatgagtcacattttagcttaagaaactccgaggaaaccttagtgttttccttctaatcaacgtttggtgagtagaaatttattttactttaacgatttgtttaacctgcaccagatgtaacagggaaagacagaggaaagtgaatatatagcttgaggatcgactcagctgagctttttcgcgttttcatttcgcacaaaaacccaatctacatttaggatgaaaaaggtagattcatcactcttggtaaggttacaccgaagcattaaagttacattgaggcattcaaaatagctcatgcacgtttaacgtgcctatgtttagAACTAGCTGGCAGGGCAGGCCAGACCAGTCCAGTTGTAAGGAGAATTTCATGGTTAATCACCATACATTAGTCATCCAAAcatttcactttcaaaatgaccgGTCCGGCCGCCCAGTTCTGACTCTTAGCCTCCAGGACAAAGGCGAGGAAAATACAGTATTTGTCGGTCAAAAAAtcctcaaaaattaaaaacattcagttttcttcttcttcttcgtttcGTTGCCTTAAGAATAAGTTTTCTTCAGAAAAATTCACGTTGATCActtttcgatttcttttttcagagTTGGAATAACCCTTTCCTGAAGTGGAATCCGGATGATTATGGTGGTGTAAAGTTTATAAATATTGATCCAAAACTCATTTGGAAGCCGGATATTGTTCTTTACAACAGGTAGTATATATcctccttctccttctttgtactatttatcatttaaatgtcgcaagtgtttcaaaatttttaCTTACAATCAGCGACAAAATTGTCGAGACACCGTTAACTGGGGTATATTTTCGAGAACAAATCAGCCTGGACCCCTCCCTCACCTCTCCATTTAAAGTGtggttatttgtttattttattttattttattttattagcttcgcctattactgaaaaaaggaataataaatGCTTAATAGGCAGGGGTGCCACAACAGCGGTGAACCAATTACACTGGGGCCGAGGCCAAGCCTGAATTGCGAAACACATTCTTAGGAGGGGGTGGGACCTGGAGAGGAAATAGAgctccatttttttctttttgaagcaGGTAAAGTGGTATACCACCAACTcccgccttgcggacacctcactataacggacaccccgatataGTCAACTGccttatagcggacactgtagggaccttgcGTTAGAGTCCTCATTGGCGAGAGTCACTAATAACGGGAGTTTATTTCGGTCAAACGTCTGCAGTCAGAGTTGCCTGTATTACGGGCTCTCGATAATGAGGTTACCAactcaaggtccctacagtgtcctcTTTAACGGGAGTTGACAGTAGATAGTAAGCAGGTGAAATATGATCGTTCGGGTGAATacagtcctgaataggactgttttTGATAGTAACTGACGATTCGACGATATGTGCGGAAGCCTTACaatgtcttttattttgtttaccatttagCATTCAGAGCGACAGTGGGGAGATGTACAAATTCAACACCAAAGTGGTTATCAACCACAACGGCTCTTGTCAATGGTACGCACCAACGGAGGTCAAAACAGTCTGCAAAATCGACATCACTTATTTCCCCTTCGATCAGCAGCGCTGCATTATGGTCTTTGGATCGTGGACCTATACAAGTTCCTCGCTCAACCTCAAACTGGCTCGCAAAGAAGTGGACTTATCGGGATACATTTTAAACGGTGAATGGGATTTGGTTTCTGCTGATGCTGTGCGTAATGTTGTCAAATACAGTTGCTGTCCAGATCCTTTTATAGACATCACTTACAACCTGACTTTGAGAAGAAGGGTCACGTTTTATCTCAACAATCTGATCTTCCCGTGCGTTGCACTAGCGATTTTAACCGTATTTGCGTTCTTCTTACCTCCCGAGGCAGGAGAAAGAATCTCGTTGATCATAACTATTCTTCTCGGCCTTACCGTTTACACTCTAATCTTCACAGAGAACATTCCGCCGACTTCTGAAGTTACGCCACTTCTGACAAAGTACTCCACGGCAATCATGGCTCTTCTGGGAACTTCTCTCGTTGTGTCTTGCTTGGTGCTCTGGACTTACCATCGAGACCCATCGACAAAAATGTCTATTTGTTTCAATTTTGTGGTTTTCAAATTCCTTGCCAAGCTCCTTGGAGTGAAGGTTGAATCAGAAGAAGCATCAAAAGAGCAGCCAAAGCGAAAATGCACTCCAGTCATGGTTGGAGACCGCTGGCCAACATATTTTCCAGTTCAACGGCGCACTGTTAGTGAAAACGGGAATGCAAGTCCCCGTCGCTCACCGAAGCAGATCTCTCCGACTGACAATGCACAGGaattcgtttatccctcgcacATTGAACGAAAATTTGACCAAGTTATCGCAAAGCTGGAAGCTGTAGCAAGTTCTCTGACATGCGATCAAGAAGAggagagcaagaaaaagaaatggcaGACTGCTGCTCAAATCATTGACAAATTTTTCTTCTGGTTGTTCACTATTATAGTGATTGTAGTGACAGTGGTAATGTATTTTACGATACCCAAGTACGATTAGAAATGGGGGAATTTTTTAACTCCAGCGGCTAGTGAGACTGGAAATGAAACTAATCCAATTTTGTGCCCAAACCCATCACGATTTGTATGGTCGCGACACTTAACCTAAAGAACACCGTGTTCTTTAGATTATAATTGGTAAATCTTAAGAGACCGATTTGTTTGATGAACATCCAAAGTGAAAGGAAGCTAAGACCATCGGCTTGTTAAACGACTAAGTGCGTCAGGTTTCACGTAGtacttttttgcccttttcgtTAAATTAGCACCGCCAGAATAAGCACCATATTTTTAGGGAACAATATCTTAGTCATAACTTACATGATCTCTTTGTTTCGTTATTTTCAAATGGTTCTGTCGTCTTTACGGGGAGGAAGGGCAAGCCGGGATATCGATACCGTCGTAATGGGTTTGCCGTACAAAGACAAATACAAGACCATGTGGCATCTGACGTGAAAAGAGTCCAATTATATGATCAGAAATGATCATAAGACTTTGTATTCAGTTTTGGAAGAAATGAGCACTGCTAGTAGCAAAAAATGGTACGTTAACTAACACAGGCAATTGAAAAGGGCCTTCTTGTAGCAAAATCCTCTGTGCGGGCATACATAATGATACTGAGGACGCTCAAATTAGTTTCTTGTATGTCAAAAAAATAAGTTGAATTGAATGGAGATCCACCCAAACGTAGACTTATTTATACAAGCTATCGCACTTAATGTAACATCTTCGTAAAGCAAAGTCTACTTGCATTTTTGAGTattgaataaaattaaattagtaAGTACAAGAAGGCAGCTAAGTTAACGCGTATTAATAAGATCTAATAGGAACATTTATTTCCTCTTGCACTAACTTGCGACATTTAATAATTTAGttgtaatgtattttttttttgttttttttcatttacctGTTTGGTTGTTTGCAAATGTCGCTATAATTTGCAGTGATGTGCACATGTGCAATTCTTCAGTAATTCAAAAAATCAAGTAAAAGTATATTATTGGCCTTTGTTCATAGTACTGTTACTGTTTGCACGAAAAGCCAGGCAATCGTTTTCGAATAACGTCAAGTTTTGATTGTCTAACTGATCGTTTTTGGTAGCCTGCGATCATCAGTTTTCATTTGGAGCCCACTCGGCTGGTAATGTACTTGTATAGAGTAAGAAAATTATATTCTATATCATACTTAAGCCATCActaattcaatttttttactCCGATCGTATGTCTCGTCAAGTTGTTCGCCAATGTCCTGAATTTTAACTTTCTTCAGGTTTTTGACGGAATAAAGTTTCTGTCGATTTAAACGAAAAGCCTCCTTCCATCCGACACCTTGAGCAAGTGAGAGGACATTCGGTGGAATGACAACAAAGTACTTGAGAAACAGTCTTCTCCACAAAGCTTCACTCGAGCAAACTTTATGAATAGCTCGGCACacctgaaaaaaaggaaagcaggTAATGACGactgaaatgaaatttcatGTCCCAACTAAATATGAGAACGGAGCTGAGCAACAATGATCTAAGCCGATATGCTCCTTGTTGTTAGAGTATTTCAAAGGATGTGTGTTCTTAGAGAGAATCAGGAAAGTTGCTCAAATATTCAAATAGACAATGGGCAAACGATGACTGGTGCTGGCCTGCGATTTCTGAGCTATCGACTATAATAATTTCGGGCCATTCCTCACCTATTGAACTATCAGCTAGTAAACCCAGGCGACAATTTGGGCTCACCAACCCACAGAACTACTGACATGTCCTACTATCTCGACTCAAAGACTGTCCTTTTATATCCTAAAACTATAGTTCAGTGGAACTCCGTGTCTCCAGATGTCTACAATATTAATTAATCCGTCCGATGATCTGTTCCTGCTTAGTTCCGAGACAATACCCATCAAAATTGTTGGACAAGGCATTGTTCCGGAATTGACCAACTAACTAATCAACTAGTTGCTAGCTGTTGTTTAGGTTTTTATGTTGTcttctattgtttttgttttgtttgttgttgttttttttttgccgacCACATCGGCTGATTATCCTCTTTATGGGGGATTGCTAAGTGTATTGGTAAATACAGGATAATAAATATCAACCGCCGCGGGTGAGCTCAGATGGCGGCGCACTGATCTGTCTGTCGTGGGTTCAATTTTCTGGCCAAACCACGAGCAACAATCTTGAAGATAACTAGTAAAATCATGCTGGCTGTGATTTTGACTGTTCCAGGCGTCCAGATAATAAAGGAGGACCCGAAATGAAGAGTAGAGGGTAAAAAAAGGAAGATAGGAAGAGGAAGAAAGGAGGGAGTTCTCTCGCCCTCTCTCCCTACCCCCTTCCCTCCACCCCCTCGCTGATTGTTCCTACGCACGTTTCCATTTCCCGTCTCCTGTATCTACACTATCTCACTACCTCTGATATAGACGATGACAATCAGCGTCAAGCCATTGATTGACCTTCTCAATTCTCGACGTCTTAAATTTGAGGGGAACTCAAAAACAAGAGCATAATTTGAATATCGTATCGTTTACCACGAAGTATATTGGATTACTATCAAAATAAATCGACCTCTTTAAGTTCCCTGTACTTAACGCATgagtaaaaattttaagtaagCCCGCCCACAAGGTATTAAATTAGGGTGAAGTATATTTTTGGAGTcccaaataatatttttaactCCTTACGCCTCGGTCAAAAAAACACTCCGCAAATTACTTCCTTGATATTTTGAATTCAGAAGATGACTCCTGAGATGACTATATTGATACGCCCACCTTAATTGAAAAGGTAAAATTCGCCAAAAATGTCGGAAAATAAATTCTTGGTTATTAGTTTAtacttttacaatttatttgtttaattctttcttctttattgTGTTATCTAGTTCTCATCCATATTacgatttttatttcatttatttgtaatctgtaaactttcctttgttagccTCAGtcttaatttcatatttttcacGCATTGTACTTCTTTGAATAGCCTTGCTAATTGCGGGCAATGCTTCTGCAATATTAtctgtttattaataaaatttgttgttgttgttggtcaTCAGACTAAATATCTGAATCTGCACGTTCCAAGGTAATCTCTCACCCAGATCTCCTACGGCCAGGGGAAAGGCACGACTATTACCAGCAGCCAATGAAAAATGAACTTGTATCCACCTTTACCAGACCTCAAATTTCAGCGtaagacagagtgagatctgggtacgagattagtcCCCAGGGACATAGC encodes:
- the LOC140936816 gene encoding neuronal acetylcholine receptor subunit alpha-10-like → MRAPDMFPFGPLFTLTIVYSVLKVSAGQPHLDPEHHLLRDVFANYSKEVRPIISKDKPVVVNFDMMFSQLVELNGRSQIMTSKVWIRQSWNNPFLKWNPDDYGGVKFINIDPKLIWKPDIVLYNSIQSDSGEMYKFNTKVVINHNGSCQWYAPTEVKTVCKIDITYFPFDQQRCIMVFGSWTYTSSSLNLKLARKEVDLSGYILNGEWDLVSADAVRNVVKYSCCPDPFIDITYNLTLRRRVTFYLNNLIFPCVALAILTVFAFFLPPEAGERISLIITILLGLTVYTLIFTENIPPTSEVTPLLTKYSTAIMALLGTSLVVSCLVLWTYHRDPSTKMSICFNFVVFKFLAKLLGVKVESEEASKEQPKRKCTPVMVGDRWPTYFPVQRRTVSENGNASPRRSPKQISPTDNAQEFVYPSHIERKFDQVIAKLEAVASSLTCDQEEESKKKKWQTAAQIIDKFFFWLFTIIVIVVTVVMYFTIPKYD